In Leptolyngbyaceae cyanobacterium, a single window of DNA contains:
- a CDS encoding amylo-alpha-1,6-glucosidase gives MNDLDTREWLLTNGLGSFASGTVSDARTRTYHGWLIAALDPPGQRTLLLSHLEATIEIDRRIWELSTNFWSDGTVAPLGYQYLRSFAIEPVPTWIWSGDNWQLTRQMIMPYGIEKTHKTISSFSKSQFCNRVLIKYRYEGEKTAILRLRPLIADRNFHHQQLAELGLNFSQLVGQGQVCLQAIRKGWTGTPWQLRWTQGDYQPEGVWYWGYQYPEEKKRGLGDREDFYSPGYLTVTLSPGKSLTIEARVGWPDPALKNLSSLEFEQTLKAEEIRDRAIQEGESKSSIGNSPHPPIPPSPHPPLTPIWHQLVKASDRFIVYRASIDGPTAIAGYPWFNDWGRDTLIALPGLALKTKRFDIAKGLLETFGRYCKFGLIPNTFPDTGSEPFYNSVDATLWWIEILGLYLEASQDWDFLVQQYPVVRQIYKAFCAGTLYNIQVDATDGLLAWDAPGVALTWMDVVIDGTPITSRRGKPVEINALWYSALCWAKQWADYLAAQFPEKQEKLSNQAQRYQQQAEQVKASLKKFWNPNSGYFYDTIEPDGRPDPRIRPNAILALSLYHCGFEADRARCVLEVAQNRLLTPYGLRSLDPSDPNYIGRYEGDRIKRDLAYHQGTVWSWLIGPFLGAWKRFYPETPIPFDWQLLVKHFQAEGCLGSVSEIFDGDPPHLPQGAFAQAWSVAEIIRYWE, from the coding sequence ATGAACGATTTAGATACAAGAGAATGGCTGCTGACCAATGGCTTGGGCAGTTTTGCTAGTGGAACGGTGAGTGACGCCCGTACTCGCACTTATCACGGTTGGTTGATCGCGGCACTCGATCCACCAGGTCAGCGTACCCTGCTGCTGTCTCACTTGGAAGCAACTATAGAAATAGATCGGAGAATCTGGGAGTTAAGCACCAATTTCTGGTCGGATGGCACGGTTGCTCCCTTGGGCTACCAATATCTACGCTCTTTTGCCATTGAACCAGTACCGACATGGATTTGGAGTGGTGATAACTGGCAACTGACTCGCCAGATGATCATGCCCTATGGAATAGAGAAGACACATAAAACAATTTCATCTTTTTCTAAATCTCAATTCTGCAATCGGGTTTTGATTAAATACCGCTATGAAGGAGAGAAGACAGCTATTTTAAGGTTGCGTCCCCTGATCGCCGATCGCAATTTTCACCATCAGCAATTAGCAGAATTAGGATTAAACTTTTCTCAATTAGTCGGTCAAGGGCAAGTTTGCCTGCAAGCAATTCGCAAAGGTTGGACTGGCACGCCCTGGCAGTTGCGCTGGACGCAAGGCGACTATCAACCAGAAGGCGTTTGGTATTGGGGTTATCAATATCCAGAAGAAAAAAAGAGGGGTTTGGGCGATCGAGAAGACTTTTACAGTCCAGGCTATTTAACAGTTACTCTTTCACCTGGAAAAAGTCTGACTATTGAAGCGAGAGTGGGATGGCCCGATCCCGCTCTCAAGAACCTCAGTTCTTTGGAATTCGAGCAAACTCTCAAAGCAGAAGAAATTCGCGATCGGGCAATTCAAGAGGGTGAGAGCAAGAGCTCGATAGGAAATTCACCCCATCCTCCCATCCCCCCATCCCCCCATCCTCCCCTCACTCCCATTTGGCACCAACTAGTAAAAGCCAGCGATCGATTTATCGTCTACCGCGCTTCCATTGATGGCCCGACCGCGATCGCTGGCTATCCCTGGTTTAATGATTGGGGTCGCGATACCCTAATTGCCTTACCCGGTTTAGCCTTAAAAACCAAACGCTTTGACATCGCCAAAGGACTACTAGAAACCTTCGGTCGTTACTGTAAATTCGGGCTAATTCCCAATACATTCCCCGATACTGGATCTGAACCATTCTATAACAGCGTCGATGCCACCCTTTGGTGGATTGAAATACTGGGACTTTATTTAGAAGCAAGCCAAGATTGGGATTTTCTAGTGCAGCAGTATCCAGTAGTACGGCAGATTTATAAAGCTTTTTGTGCTGGTACTCTTTACAACATTCAAGTCGATGCTACTGATGGATTACTAGCCTGGGATGCTCCTGGTGTAGCTTTAACTTGGATGGATGTAGTGATTGATGGCACACCTATTACTTCCAGACGAGGTAAACCAGTAGAAATTAACGCCCTCTGGTATTCAGCTTTATGCTGGGCAAAGCAGTGGGCAGATTATTTGGCCGCGCAATTTCCCGAAAAGCAAGAGAAACTGAGTAACCAGGCGCAGAGATACCAGCAGCAAGCGGAACAGGTAAAAGCCTCTCTCAAAAAGTTTTGGAACCCCAATTCCGGCTATTTTTACGACACCATAGAACCGGATGGACGCCCCGATCCTCGCATTCGCCCCAATGCGATCTTAGCCCTTTCCCTGTATCATTGCGGATTTGAAGCCGATCGCGCTCGTTGTGTATTAGAAGTAGCCCAAAATCGATTGCTTACTCCCTATGGTTTACGCAGCCTCGATCCCTCTGACCCAAATTATATCGGGCGTTATGAAGGCGATCGCATCAAGCGAGATTTAGCCTATCATCAAGGCACCGTGTGGAGTTGGCTGATCGGCCCCTTTTTGGGCGCGTGGAAACGTTTCTATCCAGAAACACCTATTCCCTTTGATTGGCAACTTTTAGTAAAACACTTTCAAGCAGAAGGTTGCTTGGGTTCGGTTTCCGAAATCTTTGATGGGGATCCACCACACTTACCTCAAGGAGCTTTTGCCCAAGCTTGGTCAGTGGCGGAGATAATCCGTTATTGGGAATAG
- a CDS encoding peptidoglycan DD-metalloendopeptidase family protein: MKRALTQKVNRIPACEVDNFTMVESLKPIPPEVNRRARTSAAMIGLAISMGASSLLIPQQGDGAMAAEPTTNSPLPTLPSVPAEAASVVGQQVKSAATAAAITPEAQPVNQAEETGAAKPLVQEHKVREWQPTAIVTGVARQSIVLPEIASTSSHTNNQVAVGNDRQVSNYQPKTINQIGHDIKADNLVATASDSSYGVVSNQLEQSAATEASTALPVSETTANSENLNDLLKAKQAVAINRLKESSNRLRSSLAEWKSEESVISSVRVNEQNAPVAVAGELKPTTGQTNAALGMSDWQPKVAAVEPAIVKAPEVREATVIPQPVLPVVASVYQVKPGDTIDAIARNYGVPAPILAKANNLDNPDRIQVSQLIAIPPQSTNLATGTWQAGSDQTQPYQAEPVSPSFAARNLSSASAKANLPIVTALAPNSGTEEIGVPTVPPSNWTPATASTTSVSSLGTDAVPPSYKGARYQVPTEILKTKQVAGNADRKNLQLTPAPGEPSLFNPDETPNRGPQANSKQQSNPYVERLRAEIMQLREQYRHHQSNDTLQRLNSMGQPDESNSTPKATPPNSAADARSLSNSSNPANSEYDPDRYNEALQGEIQRRQQAKPNNRATAQATVPERALVPNRREQVVATAPLGPEVYQPYNQTAPGMVAPQLPPLDNPENYLPGGVNQNFNGYIWPARGVLTSGYGWRWGRMHKGIDIAAPTGTPIFASAPGVVIYARWNSGGYGNLVDIKHADGSVTRYAHNSRIFVQEGQVVEQGQHISAMGSTGYSTGPHLHFEVHPSGRGAVNPMAFLPRNQARR; encoded by the coding sequence TTGAAACGAGCATTGACACAAAAGGTTAATCGTATTCCTGCCTGTGAGGTAGACAATTTCACAATGGTGGAATCCCTCAAGCCAATTCCCCCAGAGGTTAACCGTCGGGCTCGCACCTCAGCCGCCATGATTGGCTTGGCTATCTCAATGGGTGCGTCTAGCCTGTTAATCCCACAGCAGGGCGATGGAGCGATGGCCGCCGAGCCGACGACCAATAGCCCATTACCAACTCTACCCTCAGTTCCAGCAGAGGCAGCTTCAGTAGTTGGGCAACAGGTAAAATCAGCCGCAACAGCCGCAGCCATTACGCCAGAAGCTCAACCAGTCAATCAAGCAGAAGAAACTGGTGCAGCAAAGCCATTAGTACAAGAGCATAAAGTACGAGAATGGCAACCAACGGCAATTGTGACGGGCGTAGCCAGACAGTCCATTGTTCTGCCAGAGATCGCCAGCACTAGTTCCCACACAAATAACCAGGTTGCAGTAGGAAACGATCGGCAGGTTTCTAATTACCAGCCAAAAACCATAAATCAAATAGGTCATGATATTAAGGCCGACAATTTGGTCGCTACCGCCTCTGATTCTTCTTATGGTGTAGTTTCAAATCAATTAGAGCAGTCTGCCGCTACAGAAGCATCTACAGCACTGCCAGTTAGCGAAACAACCGCTAATTCTGAAAATTTAAATGACCTTTTAAAAGCTAAACAAGCAGTTGCGATTAATCGTCTCAAAGAGTCATCGAACCGTTTGAGAAGTAGTCTGGCGGAGTGGAAGTCTGAGGAGTCCGTAATTTCATCAGTTCGGGTGAACGAGCAAAATGCCCCGGTTGCGGTAGCTGGGGAATTAAAACCAACTACCGGGCAAACAAACGCTGCTTTGGGAATGTCTGATTGGCAACCGAAAGTAGCGGCTGTTGAGCCAGCAATAGTAAAAGCACCAGAAGTAAGGGAAGCAACCGTAATCCCACAGCCAGTATTGCCAGTAGTAGCTTCCGTTTACCAAGTCAAACCTGGAGATACCATAGATGCGATCGCTCGCAATTATGGCGTACCCGCTCCAATACTGGCCAAAGCTAATAATCTAGACAATCCCGATCGCATCCAAGTTTCGCAACTGATTGCCATTCCTCCCCAATCTACAAATTTGGCAACAGGGACTTGGCAAGCTGGCAGCGACCAAACACAACCTTATCAAGCCGAGCCAGTTTCACCTAGCTTTGCCGCACGGAATTTGTCATCCGCATCTGCCAAGGCAAATCTACCGATCGTGACCGCCTTAGCACCCAATAGCGGAACTGAAGAAATTGGAGTACCTACCGTACCGCCATCCAACTGGACTCCTGCTACTGCATCTACTACGTCCGTATCTAGCTTGGGTACAGATGCCGTTCCACCAAGCTACAAAGGTGCTAGATATCAAGTTCCGACAGAAATTTTAAAAACCAAGCAAGTTGCTGGAAACGCCGATCGGAAAAACCTTCAGCTTACTCCCGCTCCTGGAGAGCCTTCTCTGTTTAACCCCGACGAGACTCCCAACCGAGGGCCACAAGCTAATTCAAAACAGCAATCTAATCCTTATGTAGAACGCTTGCGGGCTGAAATCATGCAGTTGCGCGAACAGTATCGCCATCACCAATCGAACGATACTTTGCAACGCTTGAACTCAATGGGTCAGCCTGATGAGTCGAATTCTACACCTAAGGCTACGCCTCCTAATTCGGCTGCCGATGCTCGCTCTTTATCGAATTCCTCTAATCCGGCAAATTCCGAGTACGATCCCGATCGCTACAATGAAGCGTTACAGGGAGAAATTCAAAGAAGACAGCAAGCAAAACCAAACAATCGAGCTACCGCTCAAGCTACTGTTCCAGAAAGAGCATTAGTACCCAATAGAAGAGAACAAGTGGTTGCTACAGCCCCACTAGGGCCAGAGGTATATCAGCCATACAACCAAACTGCACCGGGAATGGTTGCTCCACAATTACCACCCCTAGATAACCCGGAAAACTATTTACCTGGTGGCGTCAACCAAAACTTCAACGGCTATATTTGGCCCGCTAGAGGAGTACTTACGTCGGGTTATGGTTGGCGCTGGGGACGTATGCACAAGGGTATTGATATTGCTGCACCCACTGGAACCCCCATTTTCGCATCTGCCCCAGGCGTGGTGATATATGCTCGTTGGAATTCCGGTGGCTACGGTAATTTGGTAGATATTAAACACGCTGATGGCTCTGTTACTCGTTATGCCCACAACAGCCGCATTTTCGTGCAGGAAGGGCAAGTAGTGGAGCAAGGTCAACATATTTCTGCAATGGGTAGCACTGGATATAGTACTGGCCCCCACCTCCACTTTGAAGTCCATCCTTCTGGCAGAGGAGCCGTTAACCCAATGGCTTTCTTACCTCGCAACCAAGCAAGAAGGTAA
- a CDS encoding peroxiredoxin, translating into MPLTYAAEGCLRVGQPAPDFTATAVVDQEFKTIKLSDYRGKYVVLFFYPLDFTFVCPTEITAFSDRYEEFKSANTEILGVSVDSEFSHLAWIQTDRKAGGVGDLNYPLVSDIRKEISAAYNVLDPEAGVALRGLFIIDKEGVIQHATINNLSFGRSVDETLRTLKAIQYVQSHPDEVCPAGWQPGDKTMTPDPVKSKVYFSAV; encoded by the coding sequence ATGCCCCTCACTTATGCAGCAGAAGGATGTCTGCGGGTTGGCCAACCCGCTCCTGATTTCACCGCTACCGCTGTAGTCGATCAGGAATTCAAGACTATTAAGCTGTCTGACTATCGTGGTAAGTATGTAGTCTTATTCTTCTACCCCCTTGACTTTACGTTTGTTTGCCCGACTGAGATCACGGCATTTAGCGATCGCTACGAAGAATTCAAATCCGCCAACACAGAAATTTTAGGTGTCTCAGTTGACAGCGAATTTTCTCACTTAGCGTGGATTCAAACAGACCGGAAAGCCGGTGGTGTTGGTGACCTAAACTATCCTTTAGTATCCGATATCAGAAAAGAAATCAGCGCTGCTTACAACGTACTCGATCCAGAAGCGGGAGTAGCTTTGCGCGGTTTGTTTATTATCGACAAAGAAGGCGTAATTCAACACGCAACCATCAATAACTTGTCATTCGGTCGTAGCGTTGATGAAACTCTGCGGACTCTGAAGGCAATTCAATACGTTCAATCTCACCCGGATGAAGTTTGCCCAGCTGGTTGGCAACCCGGTGATAAGACCATGACCCCCGATCCTGTAAAGTCGAAAGTATACTTTTCGGCTGTTTAA
- a CDS encoding tRNA (cytidine(34)-2'-O)-methyltransferase — protein sequence MPFVVLVNPQIPPNTGNIARTCAATSTELHLVGPLGFEISDRYLKRAGLDYWPYVKLHYHSGLDDFHTLRQQRGGRWIGFSVSGRCSYLNFQFQQDDWLLFGSETQGLSSDVLAACDETVYIPMSEPGVRSLNLSVSVAIGLFEARRQLGYLG from the coding sequence ATGCCGTTTGTTGTGCTGGTTAATCCGCAAATACCGCCTAATACTGGGAATATAGCCCGAACTTGTGCCGCCACGAGTACAGAACTGCATTTAGTGGGACCACTGGGCTTTGAAATCAGCGATCGCTACCTGAAACGAGCCGGATTAGATTATTGGCCTTACGTTAAATTACACTACCACTCTGGTTTAGATGATTTTCATACCTTACGCCAGCAACGGGGCGGTAGATGGATTGGCTTTAGCGTTTCCGGAAGATGTAGTTATCTAAATTTTCAATTTCAACAAGATGACTGGCTTTTGTTTGGTAGCGAAACCCAAGGCTTATCATCAGATGTACTGGCAGCTTGCGATGAAACGGTATATATTCCTATGAGCGAACCAGGAGTACGCAGCTTGAATCTCTCAGTCAGCGTAGCAATTGGCTTATTTGAAGCACGCAGACAACTAGGCTACCTGGGATAA
- a CDS encoding SET domain-containing protein encodes MIHPHTELRYIDRYIGYGVFATKFIPKGTITWVLDDLDQKFEPSYLMSLDPILREKLVKYSYRDEQGMYILCWDIAKFVNHSFNSSCIGTAYKFELAIRDIYPGEELTDDYGYLNLDKPFYCFCETGSSRTKVMPDDLLYYHAEWDRKAAEAMKFFNLVEQPLKSLIKPKYAGKVKGVIEGKEKMDSILNVYYDRSNKFKMAS; translated from the coding sequence ATGATACATCCACACACAGAACTGCGTTATATAGACAGGTACATCGGTTACGGGGTGTTTGCTACTAAATTCATACCCAAAGGAACTATTACTTGGGTCTTAGATGACTTAGATCAAAAATTCGAGCCATCTTACCTGATGTCGCTCGATCCTATTCTGAGAGAAAAATTAGTTAAATACTCTTATCGCGACGAACAAGGAATGTATATATTGTGCTGGGATATTGCTAAGTTTGTCAACCATAGCTTTAATTCCAGTTGCATTGGGACGGCATATAAGTTTGAACTGGCAATTAGGGATATTTATCCTGGTGAAGAACTAACGGATGACTATGGTTATCTGAACTTGGACAAACCTTTTTATTGCTTTTGCGAAACTGGTAGTTCTAGGACAAAAGTAATGCCTGATGACTTGCTATATTATCATGCTGAGTGGGATCGAAAAGCGGCTGAAGCAATGAAATTTTTCAATCTGGTTGAACAGCCATTAAAAAGCTTAATTAAACCAAAGTATGCAGGGAAGGTGAAAGGTGTCATAGAAGGAAAAGAAAAAATGGATTCAATTCTGAATGTTTATTACGATCGCTCTAATAAATTTAAAATGGCTAGTTGA
- the gshA gene encoding glutamate--cysteine ligase has product MLLSKGFEIEMYTGTPQGDIVGLSDRIVADLDGFVTEPDSRNVEYTTAPLCSYERLLCALVRPRQRLRAYLKRLGDYTLIPGSTLSLGGSDRFWRSDPKNPYHTYIENTYGTNVVTASVHINIGISDPELLMRAIRLIRTEAPLFLALSASSPFLDGRPTGYHSTRWGLFPKTPAEVPLFESHAHFIEWTENQLAAGTMQNVRHLWSSVRPNGNRRPYDLNRLELRICDLIADPIALLAIAAFLEARLWQLIGDPSLDPLQRSQLSPTDLIALTDANETAAARESLDAQLKHWQDGRPILARDWIMEIYQQVSPIAKNMGFACFLSPLKKILREGNMAQQWLKLHQTGVEPRQVLSQSIQATLTQEGELEDKLCQVLVA; this is encoded by the coding sequence GTGCTGCTATCGAAAGGCTTTGAAATTGAAATGTATACCGGGACGCCACAAGGAGACATTGTTGGCCTCTCAGATAGAATTGTGGCGGACTTGGACGGATTTGTCACGGAGCCAGATAGCCGTAACGTAGAATACACGACTGCTCCATTGTGTTCCTACGAGCGTTTATTGTGTGCTTTAGTACGCCCCCGCCAGCGCCTGAGAGCTTATTTAAAACGCTTGGGAGATTACACCCTAATTCCCGGAAGTACTCTCTCTTTGGGAGGAAGCGATCGCTTTTGGCGTTCCGATCCCAAAAATCCCTACCACACTTACATCGAAAATACTTACGGCACCAACGTCGTCACTGCCAGCGTTCACATTAATATTGGCATTAGCGACCCGGAATTGCTAATGCGTGCCATTCGCCTCATCCGCACCGAAGCACCCCTGTTCCTCGCCTTAAGTGCCTCTTCCCCATTCCTCGACGGTCGTCCTACAGGTTATCACTCCACTCGTTGGGGACTTTTTCCCAAAACGCCTGCTGAAGTTCCTTTATTTGAAAGCCACGCTCATTTTATTGAGTGGACGGAAAATCAGCTAGCTGCCGGTACGATGCAAAACGTTCGCCATTTGTGGTCATCTGTCCGTCCTAATGGTAATCGCCGTCCCTACGATTTGAACCGTTTGGAACTGAGAATCTGCGATTTGATCGCAGATCCGATCGCTCTTTTAGCGATCGCGGCATTTTTAGAAGCTCGTTTGTGGCAACTAATTGGCGATCCCAGTCTCGATCCCCTGCAAAGAAGTCAGCTTTCTCCAACAGATTTGATTGCCCTCACCGATGCGAACGAAACAGCCGCAGCCCGTGAAAGCTTAGATGCCCAACTAAAGCATTGGCAAGATGGCAGGCCAATTTTGGCACGAGATTGGATTATGGAAATTTATCAACAAGTTTCCCCGATCGCCAAAAATATGGGGTTTGCTTGCTTCCTCTCCCCCTTAAAGAAAATTCTTCGGGAAGGGAATATGGCACAACAATGGTTAAAACTACACCAAACAGGTGTAGAGCCTCGCCAAGTACTCTCCCAATCGATCCAAGCGACGCTCACCCAAGAAGGCGAGCTAGAAGATAAATTGTGCCAAGTTCTAGTAGCCTGA
- a CDS encoding histone deacetylase: MDLPLVYHPDYVAPLPEGHRFPMPKFRQLYELLLSDRVARPEQFHTPEHPSQEWIELVHTPDYVQAYCQGTLDPKAQRRIGLPWSLALANRTRVAVGGTILAARLALTHGLACNTAGGTHHAFPNYGSGFCVFNDLAIAARYLQKIGLVRQILILDLDVHQGDGTAFIFQDDASIFTFSMHCEVNFPGTKQKSDLDVALPVGMEDDAYLQTLARYLPDLLSQVKPDLVLYDAGVDPHVGDKLGKLCLTDTGIFRREMQVLSTCIAAGYPLACVIGGGYADDLNALVYRHSLLHRAANLVYRQYKL, from the coding sequence ATGGATTTACCCCTGGTATATCATCCAGATTACGTCGCACCACTTCCAGAAGGGCATCGCTTCCCCATGCCCAAATTTCGTCAACTGTATGAACTATTATTAAGCGATCGCGTTGCCCGCCCGGAACAATTCCACACACCAGAACACCCATCCCAAGAGTGGATAGAATTAGTCCATACTCCCGATTACGTCCAAGCTTACTGCCAAGGCACTCTCGACCCCAAAGCACAGCGAAGGATTGGATTACCGTGGTCTTTAGCACTGGCAAATCGTACCCGCGTAGCTGTCGGCGGTACGATCCTGGCAGCCCGACTAGCACTCACCCACGGTTTAGCTTGCAACACTGCCGGGGGAACACACCACGCCTTTCCTAATTATGGCTCTGGTTTTTGCGTATTTAACGACTTAGCGATCGCCGCCCGCTACCTGCAAAAAATCGGACTAGTTCGGCAAATTCTGATTCTAGACCTAGATGTTCATCAAGGAGACGGTACGGCTTTCATTTTCCAAGATGACGCCAGTATTTTTACTTTTTCCATGCACTGTGAAGTTAATTTTCCCGGTACTAAGCAAAAAAGCGATTTAGATGTTGCTTTGCCAGTTGGTATGGAAGATGACGCTTATTTACAAACTCTTGCCCGATATCTCCCTGATTTGCTATCCCAAGTAAAACCAGACTTAGTATTGTACGATGCCGGAGTTGACCCTCATGTAGGAGACAAATTAGGCAAATTATGTTTAACAGATACAGGCATATTCCGAAGAGAAATGCAAGTCTTGAGTACCTGTATTGCTGCCGGATATCCACTTGCTTGCGTGATTGGCGGTGGATACGCAGATGACTTGAATGCTTTAGTTTATCGACATTCGTTACTTCATCGTGCAGCTAACTTAGTTTACCGACAATACAAACTTTAA
- a CDS encoding ATP-binding protein, translated as MQDAALNTIPRRKRKLSILRSVGSRLFLSVLGGSLVGLACGSFLFYQELTKQAKAELLASLEVKAENLEGRFNTFENAAKLVADAATTLYESGEKREQVYVNLIGRALKTVPLATGLGFGQPPEKRLIIPEQKYAYPFAIREKDGKVIAKGGETNPDDFQESYFREPIKAGKPIWLEPTSYKETTVDPPRTVVSTSYSFPFYNRKKELLGVFGQDLELGFLSENLSDPVMRESGYFVLVSAKGNLIAYPPDPGLALDLKPFPQISNYSKLWEKIQNNLKSGKDNSGIISWQNAEGKGQLWAYRKIPNNNWILLASVPKGVVFGPLLQFTLVGTLLAASGASVVLGVVVALFVKRLKQRLQPIMDECNRLAEANSKSEELMSREDEIGQLTISFYNLLGQVTVNEKRLRKEMEKSAKAYQALKQTQAQLIQTEKMSGLGQLVAGIAHEINNPINFIYGNLPHATNYTEDLLRLVNLYQHKYPNPDEEIEELTEEIELDFLITDLQKMLSSMSIGANRIREIVLSLRNFSRFDEAEMKDVDIHEGIDSTLLILQNRFKSSPSHAAIEVVKEYGSLPLIECYPGQLNQVFMNILSNGIDALEKVRCKDEDGKEDFLPKITISTELINREQAGNQQSRAVIKIKDNGCGIPAEHQGKLFDPFFTTKPVGKGTGLGLSICYQIVVEKHRGELKFVTETGKGTEFIIEIPVYQTKPISKIL; from the coding sequence ATGCAGGATGCAGCTTTAAATACAATACCACGCCGCAAGCGAAAACTGTCTATTTTAAGATCTGTTGGTTCTCGATTATTTCTGTCTGTATTAGGCGGGTCTTTGGTAGGGTTGGCTTGTGGTTCTTTTTTATTTTATCAGGAGCTCACCAAACAAGCAAAAGCCGAATTATTAGCTAGTTTAGAAGTTAAAGCCGAAAATTTAGAAGGAAGATTTAATACTTTTGAAAATGCTGCCAAATTAGTAGCAGATGCTGCAACTACTCTTTACGAATCAGGAGAAAAAAGAGAACAAGTTTATGTTAATTTAATTGGGCGAGCTTTAAAAACTGTCCCTTTGGCAACTGGGTTAGGTTTTGGTCAACCACCAGAAAAAAGATTAATTATTCCAGAACAAAAATATGCTTATCCTTTTGCAATTAGAGAAAAAGATGGTAAGGTAATCGCTAAAGGTGGAGAGACGAATCCTGATGACTTTCAAGAAAGTTATTTTCGCGAGCCGATTAAGGCAGGCAAACCGATTTGGTTAGAACCGACTTCTTATAAAGAAACAACTGTCGATCCTCCTAGAACAGTTGTTAGTACTAGTTATTCATTCCCTTTTTATAATCGAAAAAAAGAGTTATTAGGCGTTTTTGGTCAAGATTTAGAGTTGGGATTTCTCAGTGAAAATTTATCCGATCCTGTCATGAGAGAAAGCGGATATTTCGTTTTAGTTAGTGCTAAAGGTAACTTAATTGCTTATCCACCAGACCCTGGATTAGCCCTTGATTTAAAACCATTTCCTCAAATCAGTAACTATTCTAAATTATGGGAAAAGATTCAAAATAATCTTAAATCAGGAAAAGATAACAGCGGTATTATATCATGGCAAAATGCCGAAGGTAAAGGACAGTTATGGGCTTATCGAAAAATTCCTAATAATAACTGGATTTTGTTAGCATCCGTACCTAAAGGAGTAGTATTTGGCCCGTTATTACAGTTTACTCTAGTGGGGACTCTGTTAGCTGCTTCGGGCGCATCTGTTGTGTTAGGTGTTGTAGTTGCTTTGTTCGTAAAAAGATTAAAACAACGGCTTCAACCAATTATGGATGAGTGTAATAGATTGGCAGAAGCTAATTCTAAAAGTGAAGAATTAATGAGTAGGGAAGATGAAATTGGACAATTAACTATTTCTTTTTATAATTTGCTAGGACAAGTGACTGTTAATGAAAAGCGGTTACGTAAAGAGATGGAAAAATCGGCAAAAGCTTATCAAGCGTTGAAACAAACCCAAGCACAATTAATTCAAACGGAAAAAATGTCTGGTTTGGGTCAATTAGTGGCGGGAATAGCCCATGAAATTAATAATCCAATTAATTTTATTTACGGCAATCTTCCTCATGCTACTAACTACACGGAAGATTTGTTGCGTCTGGTTAATCTTTATCAACATAAGTATCCAAATCCAGATGAAGAAATCGAGGAATTAACAGAAGAAATAGAGTTGGATTTTCTGATTACCGATTTACAAAAAATGCTTTCTTCTATGAGTATTGGTGCTAATAGAATTCGGGAAATCGTGCTATCTTTGAGGAATTTTTCTCGGTTTGATGAAGCGGAAATGAAAGATGTGGATATCCATGAAGGAATTGATAGCACGTTGCTGATTTTACAAAACAGATTTAAATCTTCACCAAGTCACGCAGCAATTGAAGTAGTTAAAGAATATGGTAGTTTGCCTTTAATAGAATGTTATCCCGGTCAATTAAATCAGGTGTTTATGAATATTCTCAGTAACGGTATTGATGCTTTGGAGAAAGTAAGATGTAAGGATGAAGATGGAAAAGAAGATTTTTTACCGAAAATTACTATTAGTACTGAACTAATTAACCGCGAACAAGCTGGTAACCAACAGAGTCGGGCGGTAATAAAGATTAAGGACAATGGTTGTGGAATTCCAGCGGAACATCAAGGTAAGTTATTTGACCCTTTCTTTACTACGAAACCTGTTGGGAAAGGGACGGGTTTGGGCTTGTCTATTTGTTATCAAATTGTGGTAGAAAAGCATAGGGGAGAATTAAAATTTGTGACGGAAACTGGTAAGGGAACGGAATTCATTATTGAAATTCCGGTTTACCAAACGAAACCGATTAGTAAGATTTTGTAA